The Deinococcus sonorensis KR-87 genome includes a window with the following:
- a CDS encoding branched-chain amino acid ABC transporter permease, protein MKALPVRGWPWLVLLVLAALLPLVVHSSYLFDIAINVMIFAIAAYGMNVMLGYAGLLPLAHAGFFGIGAYTVGILTLKAGWNFWLAWPAGVALCAVLGLLLGLVAFRTRDDVFAIFTLGVGVIITQVINKWDALTGGNDGLNGVAVPKLAGLDFGKSGTFYYLALLSLALTVFLVARVRASLFGRSLIAIRGGEDLARSAGINVYTHKLSVMMLSTALAGFAGGLYAVYIGFLGAAITGPTTTFTILLYLLVGGVGTLAGPLLGTLIIRVLQQSVQGLQDYQYIVFGPLLVLLVLFFPAGLAGVWGQLQGRRSAFAARKGKGVQDAGI, encoded by the coding sequence GTGAAGGCGCTGCCGGTGCGCGGCTGGCCCTGGCTGGTGCTGCTGGTGCTGGCGGCCCTGCTGCCGCTGGTGGTGCACAGCAGCTACCTCTTCGACATCGCCATCAACGTCATGATCTTCGCCATCGCCGCCTACGGCATGAACGTGATGCTCGGCTACGCGGGCCTGCTGCCGCTGGCGCACGCGGGGTTCTTCGGCATCGGGGCGTACACCGTGGGCATCCTGACCCTGAAGGCCGGCTGGAACTTCTGGCTGGCGTGGCCGGCCGGGGTGGCGCTGTGTGCGGTGCTGGGCCTGCTGCTGGGGCTGGTGGCGTTCCGCACCCGCGACGACGTGTTCGCCATCTTCACGCTGGGGGTGGGCGTCATCATCACCCAGGTGATCAACAAGTGGGACGCCCTGACCGGCGGCAACGACGGTCTCAACGGGGTGGCGGTGCCGAAGCTGGCGGGCCTGGATTTCGGCAAGTCCGGCACCTTCTATTATCTGGCGCTGCTGAGTCTGGCGCTGACGGTGTTCCTGGTCGCGCGGGTGCGCGCCTCGCTGTTCGGGCGCTCGCTGATCGCCATCCGCGGCGGCGAGGACCTGGCCCGCAGCGCCGGCATCAACGTGTACACCCACAAGCTGAGTGTGATGATGCTCTCCACCGCGCTGGCCGGGTTTGCGGGCGGGCTGTACGCCGTGTACATCGGCTTTCTGGGGGCGGCCATCACCGGCCCCACCACCACCTTCACCATCCTGCTGTATCTGCTGGTGGGCGGCGTGGGCACGCTGGCCGGACCGCTGCTCGGCACCCTGATCATCCGGGTGCTGCAGCAGAGTGTGCAGGGCCTGCAGGACTACCAGTACATCGTGTTCGGGCCGCTGCTGGTGCTGCTGGTGCTGTTCTTCCCGGCGGGGCTCGCCGGGGTGTGGGGGCAGCTGCAGGGCCGCCGTTCCGCGTTTGCCGCGCGCAAGGGCAAGGGGGTGCAGGATGCTGGCATTTGA
- a CDS encoding ABC transporter ATP-binding protein → MSEGQGQTLEVRGLSVRYGAYTALHSVSLEVHPGEIVVLLGANGAGKSSLFRTLSGLQRPSSGDALYGGQPLTLGRPERCVALGVAQCPEGRLLFPQLSVEKNLRLGAFVHRREARGNESELQRVYSLFPILADKRHDPAGSLSGGQQQMVAIGRALMARPKVLLLDEPSLGLAPLVVDQVFGAVQQVNEAGVSVLLAEQNAFAALSIAHRAYVMEGGHVTIQGSRDELLHDDRVRSAYLGM, encoded by the coding sequence ATGAGTGAAGGCCAGGGGCAGACGTTGGAGGTGCGCGGGCTCTCGGTGCGCTACGGGGCCTACACGGCGCTGCACAGCGTCAGCCTGGAGGTCCATCCCGGCGAGATCGTGGTGCTGCTGGGGGCCAACGGGGCCGGCAAGAGCAGCCTGTTTCGCACGCTCTCGGGGCTGCAGCGGCCCAGCAGCGGCGACGCGCTGTACGGCGGCCAGCCGCTCACGCTGGGCCGCCCGGAGCGCTGCGTGGCGCTGGGGGTGGCGCAGTGTCCGGAAGGCCGGCTGCTGTTTCCGCAGCTGAGCGTGGAGAAGAACCTGCGGCTGGGCGCGTTCGTGCACCGGCGCGAGGCCAGGGGCAACGAGTCGGAACTGCAGCGCGTCTACAGCCTATTTCCGATCCTGGCCGACAAGCGCCACGACCCGGCCGGCAGCCTGTCGGGCGGGCAGCAGCAGATGGTGGCCATCGGGCGGGCCCTGATGGCGCGGCCAAAGGTGCTGCTGCTGGACGAGCCGAGCCTGGGGCTGGCCCCGCTGGTGGTGGATCAGGTGTTCGGGGCGGTGCAGCAGGTGAACGAGGCGGGCGTGAGCGTGCTGCTGGCCGAGCAGAACGCCTTCGCGGCCCTGAGTATTGCCCACCGCGCCTACGTGATGGAGGGCGGGCACGTCACGATCCAGGGCAGCCGCGATGAGCTGCTGCATGACGACCGGGTGCGGAGCGCCTACCTGGGCATGTGA
- a CDS encoding long-chain-fatty-acid--CoA ligase: MTATESTPSQRYWPPNKPQTLAVPRTSLYDNLQVSARRYPDKLAIRFYGRTLTYRELLEQADRFSGHLAAQGIGKGDRVMLCLQNSPQWVVAAHAIWRLGGVIIPLAPMLGPKEFGFFVQDAGIKAGIVAAELYAHAKAGGLQHAVAVTLADGVEGGLIPFPPGMHVQPELQPGDVTWDQALQAEPAPLCEVGFDDLAVMPYTSGTTGFPKGCMHTHGTVQANVVGGAVWSGNSNNEQILATLPYFHVTGFVNSMLIPLYGGSTILMLARWDRESARILIREYRATVWTNTATMVVDLLANPELQPDDLRSLRMVTGGGASMPEALGRRFSEMSGTTFLEGYGLSETMAQSHSNPQEHPKLQCLGIPLFGVDARVIDLDTLQELPTGQTGEIVIRGGQVFKGYWNRPEASAEAFTELNGQTYFRTGDLGYVDEEGFFFFVDRLKRMVNAAGMKVWPAEVENVLHAHPAVQEVVVIAVPDERSGEKARALVVLKPGEALTEAEFISWARNQMAHYKAPREVRFVDSLPRSPTGKVAWRPLQEAARAEYEAGRA; encoded by the coding sequence ATGACTGCCACTGAATCCACCCCGTCCCAGCGCTACTGGCCGCCGAACAAACCGCAGACCCTGGCGGTGCCGCGCACCAGCCTCTACGACAACCTGCAGGTCTCGGCCCGCCGCTACCCGGACAAGCTGGCCATCCGCTTCTATGGCCGCACCCTCACCTACCGCGAGCTGCTGGAGCAGGCGGACCGCTTCAGCGGCCACCTGGCGGCGCAGGGCATCGGGAAGGGCGACCGGGTGATGCTGTGCCTGCAGAACAGCCCGCAGTGGGTGGTGGCCGCCCACGCGATCTGGCGGCTGGGCGGGGTGATCATTCCGCTGGCGCCGATGCTGGGGCCGAAGGAGTTCGGGTTCTTCGTGCAGGACGCCGGCATCAAGGCGGGGATCGTGGCGGCCGAACTGTACGCCCACGCCAAGGCGGGCGGGCTGCAGCACGCGGTGGCGGTCACGCTGGCGGACGGTGTGGAGGGCGGCCTGATTCCCTTCCCGCCGGGCATGCACGTTCAGCCGGAGCTGCAGCCGGGCGACGTGACCTGGGATCAGGCGCTGCAGGCCGAGCCGGCTCCCCTCTGTGAGGTGGGCTTCGACGATCTGGCGGTCATGCCGTACACCAGCGGCACCACCGGCTTCCCGAAGGGCTGCATGCACACCCACGGCACGGTGCAGGCCAACGTGGTGGGCGGGGCGGTGTGGAGCGGCAACAGCAACAACGAGCAGATTCTGGCCACCCTGCCGTACTTCCACGTGACCGGCTTCGTGAACAGCATGCTGATTCCGCTGTACGGCGGGAGCACCATCCTGATGCTGGCCCGCTGGGACCGCGAGTCGGCCCGCATCCTGATCCGCGAGTACCGGGCGACCGTCTGGACCAACACCGCCACGATGGTGGTGGACCTGCTGGCCAACCCGGAGCTGCAGCCGGACGACCTGAGGAGCCTGCGGATGGTAACGGGCGGCGGCGCGTCCATGCCGGAAGCGCTGGGCCGGCGCTTCAGCGAGATGAGCGGGACCACCTTCCTGGAAGGCTACGGCCTGTCCGAGACGATGGCCCAGAGCCACAGCAACCCGCAGGAGCACCCCAAGCTGCAGTGCCTGGGCATTCCGCTGTTCGGGGTGGACGCGCGCGTCATCGACCTGGACACGCTGCAGGAGCTGCCGACCGGGCAGACCGGCGAGATCGTGATCCGGGGGGGGCAGGTGTTCAAGGGCTACTGGAACCGTCCGGAGGCGAGCGCGGAGGCGTTCACCGAGCTGAACGGCCAGACCTACTTCCGCACCGGCGACCTGGGCTACGTGGACGAGGAGGGGTTCTTCTTCTTCGTGGACCGGCTGAAGCGGATGGTGAACGCCGCCGGCATGAAGGTGTGGCCTGCCGAGGTGGAGAATGTGCTGCACGCCCACCCGGCGGTGCAGGAGGTGGTGGTGATTGCGGTGCCGGACGAGCGCAGCGGCGAGAAGGCACGGGCGCTGGTGGTGCTGAAGCCGGGTGAGGCGCTGACCGAGGCGGAGTTCATCAGCTGGGCGCGCAACCAGATGGCGCACTACAAGGCCCCGCGCGAGGTGCGCTTCGTGGACAGCCTGCCGCGCAGCCCCACCGGCAAGGTGGCGTGGCGTCCGCTGCAGGAGGCGGCGCGGGCCGAGTACGAGGCGGGCCGGGCCTGA
- a CDS encoding TetR/AcrR family transcriptional regulator, whose protein sequence is MVKQVRARSEEAKLERRSEILAQARRLATTVRYPDLTLQQVAEQVGLSKPALYAYFPTKEELFLSLTQQVLGEWLAALEQHLRLGARHTPGSLAGLMVTLLRERPELMVLMPLLSMLFERNIGVERARDYKHWLVERAGTLATLLEQALPGLPPGAGWRLLTYTQALIAGLQPMSDPAASVQQVLDDPQLKALRLEFLPTLQDALTALCRGLVEPQ, encoded by the coding sequence ATGGTTAAGCAGGTGCGCGCCCGCAGCGAGGAGGCCAAGCTGGAGCGGCGCAGCGAGATTCTGGCCCAGGCCCGCCGGCTGGCCACCACCGTGCGCTATCCGGACCTCACGCTGCAGCAGGTGGCCGAGCAGGTCGGGCTCAGCAAGCCGGCCCTCTACGCGTACTTTCCTACCAAAGAGGAGCTGTTCCTCAGCCTGACCCAGCAGGTGCTGGGCGAGTGGCTGGCCGCGCTGGAGCAGCACCTGCGGCTGGGGGCCCGCCATACTCCGGGCAGCCTGGCGGGCCTGATGGTCACGCTGCTGCGGGAGCGCCCTGAGCTGATGGTCCTGATGCCGCTGCTCTCGATGCTGTTCGAGCGCAACATCGGGGTGGAGCGGGCCCGCGACTACAAGCACTGGCTGGTGGAGCGCGCCGGTACGCTGGCGACGCTGCTGGAGCAGGCACTGCCAGGACTGCCGCCGGGCGCCGGGTGGCGGCTGCTGACCTACACCCAGGCGCTGATTGCCGGCCTGCAGCCCATGAGCGACCCGGCGGCCAGCGTGCAGCAGGTGCTGGACGACCCGCAGCTGAAAGCGCTGCGGCTGGAGTTCCTGCCGACCCTGCAGGACGCCCTCACCGCCCTGTGCCGGGGGCTGGTGGAGCCACAGTAA
- a CDS encoding acyl-CoA dehydrogenase C-terminal domain-containing protein, with protein MPSYKAPLRDMKFLMQDVLQAEQTLAGIPFYAENETHSADLAEQILEEAGRFASNVVQPLNMSGDAEGCTVQDGVVTTPQGFKEAYRQFAAAGWTALDGDPKYGGQGVPHVVGNAVSEMMISANIAWSMYPGLSHGAYTALHAYGSDETKDIYLPKLLSGEWTGTMCLTEPHCGTDLGLLRTKAVDNGDGTFSITGTKIFISAGEHDFTDNIVHLVLARIEGAPQGTKGISLFLVPKYTVNPDGSLGERNGVMCASLEHKMGIKANATAVLNFDGAQGILVGQANKGMQAMFVMMNGARLGTGMQGLGLGEVAYQNALAYAKDRIQMRHEPRVVASEPADPIIVHPDVRRMLLTAKAYTEGARALTLWLSLNLDIEHHHPDEQARQDAADIVALLTPIAKAFMTDNGFTSTVLSQQVYGGHGYIKEWGMEQFVRDARIGQIYEGTNGIQALDLLGRKVLGDGGKKLQKLAGMLEQFVEESQDIEELAPYLETLGKAAQQVGTLTMVIGQKAMQDPDEANAAAVDYLRYVGHVTYAYLWALMSRAALRQIASGNDRDGFYKAKLQTARFYFEKLFPETRALAATIKAGNAPLAVDDVAVFGFEQSLVNA; from the coding sequence ATGCCCAGTTATAAAGCCCCGCTGCGCGACATGAAATTCCTGATGCAGGACGTGCTGCAGGCCGAGCAGACCCTTGCCGGCATCCCCTTCTACGCCGAGAACGAGACGCACTCCGCCGATCTGGCCGAGCAGATTCTGGAGGAGGCGGGCCGCTTCGCCAGCAACGTGGTGCAGCCGCTCAACATGAGCGGTGACGCCGAGGGCTGCACCGTCCAGGACGGCGTGGTGACCACGCCCCAGGGCTTCAAGGAAGCGTACCGGCAGTTCGCGGCGGCCGGCTGGACCGCGCTGGACGGCGATCCCAAGTACGGCGGCCAGGGTGTGCCGCACGTGGTGGGCAACGCGGTCAGCGAGATGATGATCTCGGCCAACATCGCCTGGAGCATGTACCCGGGCCTGTCGCACGGGGCCTACACCGCCCTGCACGCCTACGGCAGCGACGAGACCAAGGACATCTACCTGCCGAAACTGCTCTCCGGCGAGTGGACCGGCACGATGTGCCTCACCGAGCCGCACTGCGGCACCGACCTGGGGCTGCTGCGCACCAAGGCCGTGGACAACGGCGACGGCACCTTCAGCATCACCGGCACCAAGATCTTCATCTCGGCCGGCGAGCACGACTTCACCGACAACATCGTGCACCTGGTGCTGGCCCGCATCGAGGGCGCGCCGCAGGGCACCAAAGGCATCTCGCTGTTCCTGGTTCCGAAGTACACGGTGAACCCGGACGGCTCGCTGGGCGAGCGCAACGGCGTGATGTGCGCCAGCCTGGAACACAAGATGGGCATCAAGGCCAACGCCACCGCCGTGCTGAACTTCGACGGCGCCCAGGGCATCCTGGTAGGACAGGCCAACAAGGGCATGCAGGCGATGTTCGTGATGATGAACGGCGCCCGCCTCGGCACCGGCATGCAGGGCCTAGGCCTGGGCGAGGTGGCGTACCAGAACGCGCTGGCCTACGCCAAGGACCGCATCCAGATGCGCCACGAGCCGCGTGTGGTGGCCTCCGAGCCGGCCGACCCGATCATCGTGCACCCGGACGTGCGCCGCATGCTGCTGACCGCCAAGGCCTACACCGAGGGCGCGCGCGCCCTGACGCTGTGGCTGAGCCTCAACCTGGACATCGAGCACCACCACCCGGACGAGCAGGCCCGCCAGGACGCCGCCGACATCGTGGCGCTGCTGACCCCCATCGCCAAGGCCTTCATGACCGACAACGGCTTCACGAGCACCGTTTTGAGCCAGCAGGTGTACGGCGGCCACGGCTACATCAAGGAATGGGGCATGGAGCAGTTCGTCCGTGACGCCCGCATCGGCCAGATCTACGAGGGCACCAACGGCATCCAGGCGCTGGACCTGCTGGGCCGCAAGGTGCTGGGCGACGGCGGCAAGAAGCTGCAGAAGCTGGCCGGCATGCTGGAGCAGTTCGTGGAGGAGAGCCAGGACATCGAGGAACTGGCCCCCTACCTGGAGACGCTCGGCAAGGCCGCGCAGCAGGTGGGCACCCTCACCATGGTGATCGGTCAGAAGGCCATGCAGGACCCGGACGAGGCCAACGCCGCCGCCGTGGACTACCTGCGCTACGTGGGTCACGTGACCTACGCCTACCTGTGGGCGCTGATGAGCCGCGCCGCGCTGCGGCAGATCGCGTCCGGCAACGACCGCGACGGCTTCTACAAGGCCAAGCTGCAGACCGCCCGCTTCTACTTCGAGAAGCTGTTCCCCGAGACCCGCGCCCTGGCCGCCACCATCAAGGCTGGCAATGCCCCGCTCGCGGTGGACGACGTCGCGGTGTTCGGCTTCGAGCAGAGCCTGGTGAACGCCTAA
- a CDS encoding SDR family NAD(P)-dependent oxidoreductase has translation MTQPASDPRPTALITGASGGIGEAMAVQLAARGIHLLLVARSEGRLQTLADRLSVQHGIRADVVALDLSDPQAPARLQQTVEERGLKVDFLINNAGFASYGEFWTLERQHELDMIQLNITALTELTHRFLPGMLERGRGRVLNVASTAAFMPGPLMAVYYASKAYVLSFSEALNEEVRGTGVAVTALCPGPVQTGFQARAQMEASRLLSTPSRNPMLLSAEEVARQGLDAMFRGQAVQVTGAANQLLTVLPRFVPRRVVPGLVRRAQDRQA, from the coding sequence ATGACACAGCCCGCATCCGACCCCCGTCCCACCGCCCTGATCACCGGAGCCAGCGGTGGCATCGGTGAAGCCATGGCCGTTCAGCTGGCCGCCCGCGGCATTCACCTGCTGCTGGTGGCCCGCTCGGAAGGGCGCCTCCAGACGCTGGCCGACCGCCTCTCGGTCCAGCACGGCATCCGGGCCGACGTGGTGGCGCTGGACCTCTCAGACCCGCAGGCCCCCGCCCGGCTGCAGCAGACGGTGGAGGAGCGCGGCCTGAAGGTGGATTTCCTGATCAACAACGCGGGCTTTGCCAGCTACGGCGAGTTCTGGACCCTGGAGCGCCAGCACGAACTGGACATGATCCAGCTGAACATCACGGCCCTTACGGAGCTGACCCACCGCTTCCTGCCCGGGATGCTGGAGCGGGGCCGGGGCCGGGTGCTGAACGTGGCGAGCACCGCCGCCTTCATGCCGGGGCCGCTGATGGCGGTGTACTACGCCAGCAAGGCCTATGTGCTGAGCTTCTCGGAGGCGCTCAACGAGGAGGTGCGCGGCACTGGGGTGGCCGTCACGGCGCTGTGCCCCGGCCCGGTGCAGACCGGCTTCCAGGCCCGGGCGCAGATGGAAGCGTCCCGGCTGCTCTCCACCCCCAGCCGCAACCCGATGCTGCTCAGCGCCGAGGAGGTGGCGCGGCAGGGCCTGGACGCGATGTTCCGGGGGCAGGCGGTGCAGGTGACGGGCGCCGCCAACCAGCTCCTGACCGTGCTGCCGCGCTTCGTGCCGCGCCGGGTGGTGCCGGGGCTGGTGCGCCGCGCCCAGGACC
- a CDS encoding branched-chain amino acid ABC transporter permease has product MTIYLQQILNALALGGAYSLVALGLTLVYGVMKIPNFAHGGLYMLGAYVTWALLTNLGVPYFLALGLSAVTLGLVAMLLERVVFYPLRNAPHIHPMIAAIGVLFFLEAAVAHPQVFGADFKILPSPITTNVAFGGVSITGQRLLIIGASVVVMLALFYFLKRTTTGATIEAMAQNREGARLVGINVSRVASLTFFISGALAAIAATLYAPTSLVSPSMGEVMNLKVFAIIVLGGMGSVPGAIVGAFLLAFAETFGGVFVGANFADVVGFAVLVIVLALRPQGLFRRTA; this is encoded by the coding sequence TTGACCATCTATCTGCAACAGATTCTGAACGCCCTGGCGCTGGGCGGAGCCTACAGCCTGGTGGCGCTGGGCCTGACGCTGGTGTACGGCGTCATGAAAATTCCCAACTTCGCGCACGGCGGGCTGTACATGCTGGGCGCCTACGTGACCTGGGCGCTGCTGACGAACCTGGGCGTGCCGTACTTCCTGGCGCTGGGCCTGTCGGCGGTGACGCTGGGGCTGGTGGCCATGCTGCTGGAGCGGGTGGTGTTCTATCCGCTCCGGAACGCGCCGCACATCCATCCGATGATCGCGGCCATCGGGGTGCTGTTCTTTCTGGAGGCGGCGGTGGCGCACCCGCAGGTGTTCGGCGCCGACTTCAAGATCCTGCCGTCGCCCATCACCACCAATGTCGCGTTCGGCGGGGTCAGCATCACCGGACAGCGGCTGCTGATCATCGGGGCGTCGGTGGTGGTGATGCTGGCGCTGTTCTACTTCCTGAAGCGCACCACCACCGGGGCCACCATCGAGGCGATGGCGCAGAACCGCGAGGGCGCGCGGCTGGTGGGCATCAACGTGAGCCGGGTCGCCAGCCTGACCTTCTTCATTTCGGGCGCGCTGGCCGCGATTGCCGCCACCCTGTACGCGCCGACCAGTCTGGTGTCGCCCAGCATGGGCGAGGTGATGAACCTCAAGGTGTTCGCCATTATCGTGCTGGGCGGCATGGGCAGCGTGCCGGGGGCCATTGTCGGGGCCTTTCTGCTGGCCTTCGCTGAGACCTTCGGCGGCGTGTTCGTGGGGGCCAACTTTGCGGACGTGGTGGGCTTTGCGGTGCTGGTGATCGTGCTGGCCCTGAGGCCGCAGGGCCTGTTCCGGAGGACCGCGTGA
- a CDS encoding acyl-CoA dehydrogenase family protein, with amino-acid sequence MDFTLSADLQDIQTTIRSFMLDVVEPRAHEIEDTNRIPPELTRQAAELGLFGLSIPEEYGGTGLSTLGRCAAYEGLGHGHMGFGGMVSAHASIGTSGLVRLGTEEQKRRFLPGMAAGDIIAGFAITEPTSGSDAANIRTRATRHGDDYVLNGTKHYISNAPIAGLLTVIAITSPEKGTRGMSAFLVPMDTPGVRVGRIDEKMGQKGSLSSEVIFEDAAIPAGNLLGPLDLGYREALGILTNGRVGIAARSTGAMQRLLDLCIQHAKAREQFGRPIAEFQAVQFMLAEMEVDIQTSRLLWQKVAWMVDQGQDVRRMASVAKYHATEALSRVADKAVQVAGGMGYMKEYPIERFYRDQRLLRIYEGTSEIQKVIIARDLLA; translated from the coding sequence ATGGACTTCACGCTGAGCGCCGATCTGCAGGACATCCAGACCACCATCCGCAGCTTCATGCTGGACGTGGTGGAGCCGCGCGCACACGAGATCGAGGACACCAACCGCATTCCGCCGGAACTAACGCGGCAGGCCGCCGAACTCGGCCTGTTCGGGCTGAGCATTCCCGAGGAATACGGCGGCACTGGCCTGAGCACCCTGGGCCGCTGCGCTGCCTACGAGGGGCTGGGGCACGGGCACATGGGTTTCGGCGGCATGGTCAGCGCCCACGCCAGCATCGGCACCAGCGGCCTCGTGCGGCTCGGCACCGAGGAGCAGAAGCGGCGGTTCCTGCCGGGCATGGCGGCCGGCGACATCATCGCGGGCTTTGCCATCACCGAGCCCACCAGCGGCTCGGACGCGGCCAACATCCGCACCCGGGCCACGCGTCACGGCGACGACTACGTGCTGAACGGCACCAAGCACTACATCAGCAACGCGCCGATTGCCGGGCTGCTCACGGTCATCGCCATCACCTCGCCCGAGAAGGGCACCAGGGGCATGAGCGCCTTTCTGGTGCCGATGGACACGCCCGGCGTGCGGGTGGGCCGCATTGACGAGAAGATGGGGCAGAAGGGCAGCCTGTCGTCGGAGGTGATCTTCGAGGACGCCGCCATTCCGGCCGGAAACCTGCTGGGGCCGCTGGACCTGGGCTACCGCGAGGCGCTGGGCATCCTGACCAACGGGCGGGTGGGCATCGCGGCGCGCTCCACCGGAGCCATGCAGCGGCTGCTGGACCTGTGCATCCAGCACGCCAAGGCGCGCGAGCAGTTCGGGCGGCCCATTGCAGAGTTCCAGGCGGTGCAGTTCATGCTGGCCGAGATGGAGGTGGACATCCAGACCAGCCGGCTGCTGTGGCAGAAGGTGGCCTGGATGGTGGACCAGGGCCAGGACGTGCGCCGGATGGCCAGCGTGGCCAAGTACCACGCCACCGAGGCGCTCTCGCGGGTGGCCGACAAGGCCGTGCAGGTCGCGGGCGGCATGGGCTACATGAAGGAGTACCCGATCGAGCGCTTCTACCGTGACCAGCGGCTGCTGCGCATCTACGAGGGCACCAGCGAGATTCAGAAGGTCATCATCGCCCGCGACCTGCTGGCCTGA
- a CDS encoding ABC transporter substrate-binding protein, whose amino-acid sequence MKQARFLMLSLAALTLAGAAQARVVKIGYSGPLSGGAAFYGKDVQSGIQMSIDELNAAGGITVKGEKVTFELTSLDDRYLPNETATNVKRLTSQGINVIFVPHAGGILTVQPLTGRDPNFLLVAYSSEPKILEANNPLTLMLPPRYDNYVAPFVKQEMTTFGKKLGLVGTTSAYGKAWADVVSAEWKKQGGTVGTDNGVDYSTTVDYSSAVTKALADKPDVLFIGGPSQPTALVVKAAREQGFKGGFIVMDQAKFEQMNQVVPQSYLEGAVGVLPIAEFPGTQVFVNQYSRKYKKIPTSEAALNYMGMNLIAAAMTAAGTTEDPVAIRGKLAGAAATLPRSKSIFAIKSVTPQGHVDADVLAAYVKGGKFTRLRLPTTLLK is encoded by the coding sequence ATGAAACAAGCCCGGTTCCTTATGCTTTCGTTGGCTGCCCTGACCCTGGCCGGTGCCGCCCAGGCGCGTGTGGTCAAGATCGGGTACTCCGGCCCGCTGTCCGGCGGCGCGGCGTTCTACGGCAAGGATGTGCAGAGCGGCATCCAGATGTCCATTGACGAGCTCAACGCGGCGGGCGGCATCACCGTCAAGGGCGAGAAGGTCACCTTCGAACTCACCTCGCTCGACGACCGCTACCTGCCGAACGAGACGGCCACCAACGTCAAGCGCCTCACCAGCCAGGGCATCAACGTGATCTTCGTGCCGCACGCGGGCGGTATCCTGACGGTGCAGCCGCTCACCGGCCGTGACCCGAACTTCCTGCTGGTGGCCTACAGCTCCGAGCCCAAGATCCTGGAGGCCAACAACCCGCTGACGCTGATGCTGCCGCCGCGCTACGACAACTACGTGGCGCCCTTCGTGAAGCAGGAGATGACCACCTTCGGCAAGAAGCTCGGCCTGGTGGGCACCACCAGCGCCTACGGCAAGGCCTGGGCCGATGTGGTGAGCGCCGAGTGGAAGAAGCAGGGCGGGACGGTGGGCACCGACAACGGCGTGGACTACAGCACCACCGTGGACTACTCCTCGGCCGTGACCAAGGCGCTCGCGGACAAGCCGGACGTGCTGTTCATCGGCGGGCCCAGCCAGCCGACCGCGCTGGTGGTCAAGGCCGCCCGCGAGCAGGGCTTCAAGGGCGGCTTCATCGTGATGGATCAGGCCAAGTTCGAGCAGATGAACCAGGTGGTGCCGCAGAGCTACCTGGAAGGCGCAGTGGGCGTGCTGCCGATTGCCGAGTTCCCCGGCACCCAGGTGTTCGTCAACCAGTACAGCCGCAAGTACAAGAAGATTCCCACCAGCGAGGCGGCCCTGAACTACATGGGCATGAACCTGATCGCGGCGGCCATGACCGCTGCCGGCACCACCGAGGACCCGGTGGCGATCCGAGGCAAGCTGGCCGGTGCAGCCGCCACCCTGCCGCGCAGCAAGAGCATCTTCGCCATCAAGAGCGTGACGCCGCAGGGCCACGTGGATGCCGACGTGCTGGCCGCCTACGTCAAGGGCGGGAAGTTCACCCGCCTGCGGCTGCCCACCACGCTGCTGAAGTAA
- a CDS encoding ABC transporter ATP-binding protein, which produces MLAFEDLGIRFGGNQAVQGVTGRIEPGVITAIIGPNGAGKSTFFNLLSGFYKPTSGRIRFGEQDITGWPTHRVVAQGVARTFQTTTIYKELSVLENALLGHRVRTRAGLWDALLGSGRERRESRASLEAAHAALARVGLEGQAHLPAGSLTQEAQKRVSIALALATGPKVLLLDEPAAGINPEETVNLTRTIRELAASGLTVVLIEHKMSMVMTLADHIMVLHHGQKIAEGSPAEVSRDPAVIEAYLGGHAAPHIRDELRADLVQDAAALQGRGAPHE; this is translated from the coding sequence ATGCTGGCATTTGAGGACCTGGGCATCCGCTTCGGCGGCAATCAGGCGGTGCAGGGCGTGACCGGGCGCATCGAGCCGGGCGTCATCACCGCCATCATCGGGCCGAACGGGGCCGGCAAGAGCACCTTCTTCAATCTGCTGAGCGGCTTCTACAAGCCCACCAGCGGGCGCATCCGTTTCGGGGAGCAGGACATCACCGGCTGGCCCACCCACCGGGTGGTGGCGCAGGGGGTGGCGCGCACCTTCCAGACCACCACCATCTACAAGGAGCTGAGCGTGCTGGAGAACGCGCTGCTGGGCCACCGGGTGCGCACCCGCGCCGGGCTGTGGGACGCGCTGCTCGGCAGTGGCCGCGAGCGCCGCGAGTCGCGGGCCAGCCTGGAGGCCGCCCACGCCGCGCTGGCGCGGGTGGGGCTGGAGGGACAGGCGCACCTGCCGGCCGGCTCGCTCACCCAGGAGGCCCAGAAGCGGGTCAGCATCGCGCTGGCGCTGGCCACCGGCCCGAAGGTGCTGCTGCTCGACGAACCGGCCGCCGGCATCAATCCGGAGGAGACGGTCAACCTGACGCGCACCATCCGTGAGCTGGCGGCGTCCGGGCTGACGGTGGTGCTGATCGAACACAAGATGAGCATGGTCATGACGCTGGCCGACCACATCATGGTGCTGCACCACGGCCAGAAGATCGCCGAGGGCAGCCCCGCCGAGGTGAGCCGCGACCCGGCCGTGATCGAGGCGTACCTGGGCGGCCACGCCGCGCCGCACATCCGGGACGAGCTGCGCGCCGATCTGGTGCAGGACGCCGCCGCGCTGCAGGGAAGGGGAGCGCCGCATGAGTGA